One stretch of bacterium DNA includes these proteins:
- a CDS encoding 2-oxo acid dehydrogenase subunit E2 gives MAIIITLPDLGENITGGDLTAVLVKAGDLVRADTPVLELETDKAVIEVPAGKAGRVTDVLAKPGERLEVGAAILRLEEESPASVAPTVPQPETLPAPPSAAAAESNPEREIESGSLSGSGSLSGSTPPLPSVEAPREPDPGTPVPASPTVRRLARELGVEIRRVAGSGPGGRISREDVKAHVKALLEAQVGSAAGSRHPAAAGILEVELPDFSRWGEVEEAPLTGVRRVTARHLASAWLLTPRVTQFDKADVTELEAFRLRQQKALDKQDPGAPRLTMTALLIRVLAQALRAFPQVNTSLDLGRERLIRKHYCHVGVAVDTERGLLVPVIRDADGKGVLELARELGELSARARERKTGPEELQGACITLTNLGGIGGTAFTPIVNHPEAAILGVSRARREPVWNEAKGCFEPRLMLPLSFSYDHRIIDGADGARFTRWICQALESPILLVM, from the coding sequence ATGGCGATCATCATCACCCTGCCCGACCTGGGCGAGAACATCACGGGGGGCGATCTCACGGCCGTCCTCGTCAAGGCCGGCGACCTGGTCCGCGCCGACACGCCGGTCCTGGAGCTGGAGACGGACAAGGCCGTGATCGAGGTGCCCGCCGGCAAGGCGGGCCGTGTGACGGACGTGCTGGCCAAGCCAGGTGAGCGCCTGGAAGTGGGGGCGGCCATCCTGCGCCTGGAGGAGGAGAGCCCCGCCTCCGTCGCGCCCACCGTGCCTCAACCAGAAACCCTTCCGGCGCCGCCATCCGCTGCCGCCGCGGAGTCGAACCCAGAACGTGAAATCGAATCGGGATCGCTATCGGGATCGGGATCGCTATCGGGATCGACTCCCCCCCTCCCCTCCGTGGAAGCCCCCAGGGAGCCGGATCCCGGCACGCCCGTGCCCGCCTCCCCCACCGTGCGCCGCCTGGCCCGCGAGCTGGGCGTGGAGATCCGCCGGGTGGCGGGCAGCGGCCCCGGCGGCCGCATCTCGCGCGAGGATGTCAAGGCCCACGTCAAGGCCCTGCTCGAAGCGCAGGTGGGATCGGCCGCCGGCTCGCGGCACCCGGCCGCCGCCGGGATCCTGGAGGTGGAGCTGCCCGACTTCAGCCGCTGGGGCGAGGTGGAGGAGGCGCCGCTGACCGGCGTGCGCCGCGTGACGGCCCGCCATCTGGCCTCGGCCTGGCTGCTGACGCCGCGGGTGACCCAGTTCGACAAGGCCGACGTGACGGAGTTGGAGGCCTTCCGCCTGCGCCAGCAGAAGGCGCTGGACAAGCAGGACCCCGGCGCCCCGCGCCTCACCATGACGGCCCTGCTCATCCGCGTGCTGGCCCAGGCGCTCCGGGCCTTTCCCCAAGTCAATACGAGCCTGGACCTGGGCCGCGAGCGGCTCATCCGCAAGCACTATTGCCACGTGGGGGTGGCGGTGGACACCGAGCGCGGCCTGCTCGTGCCCGTCATCCGGGACGCCGACGGCAAGGGCGTGCTCGAGCTGGCCCGCGAGCTGGGAGAGCTGTCCGCCCGCGCCCGCGAGCGCAAGACCGGCCCCGAGGAGCTGCAGGGGGCCTGCATCACGCTGACCAACCTGGGCGGCATCGGCGGCACGGCCTTCACGCCCATCGTCAACCACCCCGAGGCGGCCATCCTGGGCGTGTCGCGGGCCCGGCGCGAACCGGTCTGGAATGAGGCGAAGGGATGCTTCGAGCCGCGCCTGATGCTCCCCCTCTCCTTCTCCTACGACCACCGCATCATCGACGGAGCGGACGGGGCGCGCTTCACGCGTTGGATCTGCCAGGCGCTGGAGTCCCCCATCCTGCTGGTGATGTAG
- the aceE gene encoding pyruvate dehydrogenase (acetyl-transferring), homodimeric type — translation MDERIREMEDQEWRESLDAVLAEGGAARVVELLEGLQTHARRRGVALPFSARTPYVNTIPPEAQPPYPGNRELERRIKSIIRWNAMAMVVRANREESGIGGHISTYASAATLYEVGFNHFFHGADLDGAADQIFFQGHASPGIYARAFLEGRLSETQLRNFRHELRPGGGLSSYPHPWLMPDFWEFPTVSMGLGPINAIYQARFNRYLEDRGLKPVSGRKVWAFLGDGETDEPEALGAITLAAREQLDNLIFVINCNLQRLDGPVRGNGKIIQELEAAFRGAGWNVVKVIWGAEWDPLLARDEIQLLQRRMEEVVDGESQKYSTEDGAYIRNHFFGADPRLLRLVEHLSDDQVRRMKRGGHDPEKVFAAYQAAVTHQGQPTVILAQTVKGYGLGEAGEGKNITHSQKKLNEDELREFRARFGIPIPDDQLKDAPFYCPPADSPEIQYLKRRRQELGGPVPRRLPRAPRLKAPGDEVFQEFLEGTPGREVSTTMAFVRILSKLLRDPDVGRLIVPIVPDEARTFGMESLFRQSGIYSHVGQLYEPVDAGSLLYYREARDGQILEEGITEAGSMASFIAAGTAYATHGVPTIPFYIYYSMFGFQRIGDQAWLAGDMRCRGFMVGGTSGRTTLAGEGLQHQDGQSHVLALAIPNLRCYDPAYAYELAVIIQDGIRRTVEEPEDGFHYITVMNENIEMPPMPEGCREGILRGLYRFRTAEEAWREAAAAAQAGGSAVPRKLRAKAPRVRLLASGAILGEARQAQALLRESFGVAAEVWSATSWKALRQDAMDCERWNRLNPDDPPRVPYLTEALGDSGDPVVAASDYLRALPDSVARWVPAPMAVLGTEGFGRSEGRAALRDFFEVDARHIAYTALCELARAGRFKPAELAAARRDLGIRPDKPNPLTA, via the coding sequence ATGGACGAGCGCATCCGTGAAATGGAAGACCAAGAGTGGCGGGAGTCCCTGGACGCCGTGCTGGCGGAGGGGGGGGCGGCCCGCGTGGTGGAGTTGCTGGAAGGCCTCCAGACCCACGCGCGGCGACGGGGCGTGGCCCTGCCCTTCAGCGCCCGCACCCCCTACGTCAACACCATTCCGCCCGAGGCCCAGCCGCCCTACCCGGGCAACCGCGAACTGGAGCGGCGCATCAAGAGCATCATCCGCTGGAACGCCATGGCCATGGTGGTGCGCGCCAACCGCGAGGAGAGCGGCATCGGCGGGCACATCTCCACCTACGCCTCGGCCGCCACACTCTACGAGGTGGGCTTCAACCACTTCTTCCACGGCGCCGACCTGGACGGCGCGGCGGACCAGATCTTCTTCCAGGGCCACGCCTCGCCCGGCATCTACGCCCGCGCCTTTCTCGAGGGGCGCCTGAGCGAAACGCAGTTGCGCAATTTCCGCCATGAGCTGCGGCCGGGGGGCGGCCTCTCGTCCTATCCCCATCCCTGGCTCATGCCCGATTTCTGGGAGTTCCCCACCGTCTCCATGGGCCTGGGTCCCATCAACGCCATCTACCAGGCCCGCTTCAACCGTTATCTGGAAGACCGCGGCCTCAAGCCGGTGAGCGGGCGCAAGGTGTGGGCCTTCCTGGGCGACGGCGAGACGGACGAACCGGAGGCCCTGGGCGCCATCACCCTGGCGGCGCGGGAGCAGCTGGACAACCTCATCTTCGTCATCAACTGCAACCTGCAGCGTCTGGACGGCCCGGTGCGGGGCAACGGCAAGATCATCCAGGAGCTGGAGGCGGCCTTCCGTGGAGCCGGCTGGAATGTGGTCAAGGTGATCTGGGGCGCCGAGTGGGATCCCCTCCTCGCCCGCGACGAGATCCAGCTCCTCCAGCGGCGCATGGAGGAGGTGGTGGACGGCGAGTCCCAGAAGTACTCGACGGAGGACGGCGCCTACATCCGCAACCACTTCTTCGGGGCCGATCCCCGCCTGCTCAGGCTGGTGGAACACCTCTCGGACGACCAGGTGCGGCGCATGAAGCGCGGCGGGCACGACCCGGAGAAGGTTTTCGCCGCCTACCAGGCCGCCGTCACCCACCAGGGGCAACCCACCGTCATCCTGGCGCAGACGGTGAAAGGCTATGGCCTGGGCGAGGCGGGCGAGGGCAAGAACATCACCCACTCGCAGAAGAAGCTGAACGAGGACGAGCTGCGGGAATTCCGCGCCCGCTTCGGCATTCCCATCCCCGACGACCAGCTCAAGGACGCGCCCTTCTACTGTCCGCCCGCCGACAGCCCGGAGATCCAGTACCTCAAGCGCCGCCGCCAGGAGCTGGGCGGCCCCGTGCCCCGCCGCCTGCCGCGGGCGCCGCGCCTCAAGGCGCCGGGGGACGAGGTCTTCCAGGAATTCCTCGAGGGCACGCCCGGCCGCGAGGTGAGCACGACCATGGCCTTCGTGCGCATTCTGTCCAAGCTGCTGCGCGACCCCGACGTGGGGCGCCTGATCGTGCCCATCGTGCCCGACGAGGCCCGCACCTTCGGCATGGAGTCCCTCTTCCGCCAGAGCGGCATCTATTCCCACGTCGGCCAGCTCTACGAGCCGGTGGACGCCGGCAGCCTGCTCTACTACCGCGAGGCGCGCGACGGGCAGATCCTCGAGGAGGGGATCACCGAGGCCGGCTCCATGGCCAGCTTCATCGCCGCCGGCACGGCCTACGCCACCCACGGCGTGCCCACCATCCCCTTCTACATCTACTACAGCATGTTCGGCTTCCAGCGCATCGGCGATCAGGCCTGGCTGGCGGGGGACATGCGCTGCCGGGGCTTCATGGTGGGCGGCACCAGCGGGCGCACCACCCTGGCCGGGGAGGGCCTGCAACACCAGGACGGGCAGAGCCACGTGCTGGCCCTGGCCATTCCCAACCTGCGCTGCTACGATCCGGCCTACGCCTATGAGCTGGCCGTCATCATCCAGGACGGCATCCGCCGCACCGTCGAGGAGCCGGAGGACGGCTTCCACTACATCACGGTGATGAACGAGAACATCGAGATGCCCCCCATGCCGGAGGGCTGCCGGGAGGGGATCCTGCGCGGCCTCTACCGCTTCCGCACGGCGGAGGAGGCTTGGCGCGAGGCCGCGGCCGCCGCCCAGGCCGGCGGTTCGGCGGTGCCGCGCAAGTTGAGGGCCAAGGCGCCGCGAGTGCGCCTGCTGGCCAGCGGCGCCATCCTGGGGGAGGCCCGCCAGGCGCAGGCCCTGCTGCGCGAGAGCTTTGGCGTGGCCGCCGAGGTGTGGAGCGCCACCTCCTGGAAAGCCCTACGCCAGGACGCCATGGACTGCGAGCGCTGGAACCGCCTCAATCCCGACGACCCGCCCCGCGTGCCCTACCTGACGGAGGCGCTGGGTGATTCCGGCGACCCGGTGGTGGCGGCCAGCGACTACCTGCGCGCCCTGCCCGACAGCGTGGCCCGCTGGGTGCCGGCGCCCATGGCCGTGCTGGGCACCGAGGGTTTTGGCCGCAGCGAGGGGCGGGCCGCCCTGCGCGACTTCTTCGAGGTCGACGCCCGCCACATCGCCTACACGGCCCTCTGCGAACTGGCCCGGGCCGGACGGTTCAAGCCGGCCGAGTTGGCCGCCGCCCGCCGGGATCTGGGCATCCGCCCGGACAAACCCAACCCCCTCACCGCCTGA
- a CDS encoding CHAD domain-containing protein produces the protein MKETAVARPAAELPADWLRWRHALLGRADPRSIHEFRRCSQRLLATLDLMAADGELIRLVRRAARRAAPLRDAHVLHLLAAELLSGWPSLPDFQRWLRPGRKKAAALTAALRLIPPWQVADGLDPSHLLSPGAAARLEQWRDHLALGLSTGLPMEMEALHQLRLALKRWRHARDRLAAAGAVVTPAPDSATRLQSLLGALHDGDVLQSRLDAFLARQGGPAPDLRPMTKRRQNLLAEARATAVILARELAEPVVGPPVSVEKEVFIVEWILLRHGPAGKAAADPGADDRERPLTRPGLQVVRQVCRKAVRQGWRAPLVLTSPLARALQTAEAAVEALGPGTRLELLAELEPDGGLPELVAALAGISRREKAERLWLVGHEPQLSRLASLLISGTVHAGIELRKGGLIRLAAEDLQARKCARLLAHWEPRGRSRRV, from the coding sequence ATGAAGGAAACTGCTGTAGCCCGCCCGGCGGCGGAGTTGCCGGCGGATTGGTTGCGTTGGCGCCACGCCCTGCTGGGCCGGGCCGATCCCCGCTCCATCCACGAGTTCCGCCGCTGCAGCCAACGCCTGCTGGCCACCCTCGACCTGATGGCGGCGGACGGGGAGCTGATCCGGCTTGTCCGGCGCGCCGCCCGGCGGGCGGCCCCCCTGCGCGACGCCCATGTGCTGCATCTGCTGGCCGCGGAGCTGCTCTCCGGCTGGCCCTCCCTGCCGGATTTCCAGCGATGGCTGCGCCCGGGCCGGAAGAAGGCGGCCGCCCTGACCGCCGCCCTGCGCCTGATCCCTCCCTGGCAGGTGGCGGACGGGCTGGATCCATCCCACCTCCTGTCGCCCGGCGCGGCGGCCCGATTGGAGCAATGGCGTGATCATTTGGCGCTCGGTTTGTCCACCGGCCTGCCCATGGAGATGGAGGCCCTGCACCAGCTGCGGCTTGCCCTCAAGCGCTGGCGCCATGCCCGCGACCGGCTCGCTGCCGCGGGCGCAGTCGTCACGCCGGCCCCGGACAGCGCGACCCGCCTCCAGAGCCTGCTGGGCGCCCTCCACGACGGCGATGTGCTGCAATCACGCCTGGATGCCTTCCTCGCCCGCCAGGGTGGCCCGGCACCCGACCTGAGGCCCATGACCAAGCGGCGGCAAAACTTGCTGGCGGAGGCCCGCGCCACCGCCGTCATCCTGGCGCGGGAACTGGCTGAGCCTGTCGTCGGCCCACCCGTGTCAGTGGAGAAGGAGGTTTTTATCGTGGAGTGGATCCTGCTGCGTCACGGTCCTGCCGGCAAGGCGGCGGCGGACCCGGGCGCCGATGACCGGGAGCGGCCCCTCACCCGCCCGGGCCTTCAGGTGGTGCGCCAAGTGTGCCGGAAAGCCGTGCGCCAGGGCTGGAGGGCGCCCCTCGTCCTCACCAGCCCCCTGGCCCGCGCCCTGCAGACGGCGGAAGCGGCGGTGGAGGCGCTGGGACCGGGCACGCGCCTGGAGCTGCTGGCGGAGCTGGAACCGGACGGGGGTCTGCCGGAGCTGGTGGCCGCCCTGGCCGGCATTTCGCGCCGGGAAAAGGCGGAGCGCCTGTGGCTGGTGGGGCACGAGCCCCAGCTCAGCCGCCTCGCCTCGCTCCTCATCTCGGGCACGGTCCACGCCGGCATCGAGCTGCGCAAGGGCGGACTCATCCGGCTGGCGGCGGAGGACCTGCAAGCCCGGAAGTGCGCGCGTCTCCTGGCCCACTGGGAGCCCCGCGGGCGGTCGCGCCGCGTCTGA
- a CDS encoding PD-(D/E)XK nuclease family protein: MEPLRQSTIYSYLRCPYQHLLKTTDPSTQTFRHPSAIHGTVIHQLIRRLHAGEWEMDVREAYAEAFDHEVSHGQNNNLPVRWKDDVEEREAFLADAVAMLEGYRSKDYNRSCRVLMAEAKFTVKMGRQTLTGTIDQVRENQDGSIELVDFKTGRTTPPDAFVAIDYQLSIYAYALRFGTLLVDGSLQQPHLLPDRLTVYFLRHHIPYKRATNGKSAGEERGDPRISTTRSLEQLRALKDDVSAVAKMIKSGCFPRSPDPLKCGTCPFADTCRGSASDARVSHARLEALVTQLKEAI; the protein is encoded by the coding sequence ATGGAACCCCTGCGACAATCCACCATCTACTCCTACCTACGCTGTCCCTACCAACACTTGCTGAAGACCACCGACCCAAGCACCCAGACCTTCCGGCATCCCTCCGCCATTCACGGCACCGTGATCCATCAGCTGATCCGGCGTCTGCACGCGGGGGAGTGGGAGATGGATGTCCGCGAAGCCTACGCGGAGGCCTTCGATCACGAGGTGTCACACGGCCAGAACAACAACCTGCCTGTGCGTTGGAAGGATGATGTCGAAGAACGGGAAGCCTTCCTGGCAGACGCTGTGGCGATGCTGGAGGGTTATCGATCCAAGGACTACAATCGGTCGTGCCGGGTGCTGATGGCCGAGGCCAAGTTCACGGTGAAGATGGGCAGGCAGACCCTGACGGGCACCATTGACCAGGTGCGTGAGAACCAGGATGGATCCATCGAATTGGTGGACTTCAAGACAGGGCGTACAACGCCACCAGACGCCTTTGTGGCGATCGACTACCAGCTATCCATCTACGCCTATGCCCTGCGGTTTGGAACGCTCCTGGTGGACGGGAGCCTGCAACAACCCCATCTCCTGCCTGATCGCCTGACTGTCTACTTCCTGCGTCACCACATCCCTTACAAGCGGGCGACTAATGGGAAGTCTGCTGGGGAAGAGAGGGGCGATCCCCGCATCAGCACCACACGATCCCTGGAGCAATTGCGGGCCTTGAAGGACGATGTTTCTGCCGTGGCCAAGATGATCAAGTCAGGATGTTTCCCCAGGTCACCTGATCCGTTGAAGTGTGGCACTTGCCCCTTCGCAGACACCTGCCGAGGATCCGCATCCGACGCCCGTGTATCACACGCCCGCCTGGAAGCACTCGTGACACAACTGAAGGAAGCCATATGA
- a CDS encoding tyrosine-type recombinase/integrase, translating into MPLTKVPALRKRQLPSGKWTYFADFTVDGKRKRLTLGPRKDLAEKQVSKIFNDLQNQQAGLKPKPPAMSLKALVDAFLQGLDGHVSIATIRRYRIYARHLVDFFVTHLPTVKTIDQITKAHLDECITALRKEPGKATAKNKSTRTIQRGTSPQQPKTLNGQIQFTKALFNEAVTEGWLPSSPAVRLKAFKGPKDKTQPYWTKDEVKSILGRAEAGWRDLFEFLYHTGLRKGELIHLTWDDVHLDTNPPSISICAKADWRPKTKQIRNVPLNQRAIDILQRQPKSAKHPYVFSGPKGAMVDEDRIYQALQRTLKKVGLVGDVHRWRHTFASHLVMDGVGIENVSKLLGHASIEMTKKYAHLAPYHLKQVVDRLTGLIDP; encoded by the coding sequence ATGCCACTGACCAAAGTCCCCGCCCTGCGAAAACGCCAGCTCCCCAGCGGAAAATGGACTTACTTCGCCGACTTCACCGTCGATGGGAAACGAAAACGCTTGACACTTGGCCCGCGAAAGGACCTGGCGGAAAAGCAGGTTTCAAAGATTTTCAACGACCTGCAGAACCAACAGGCGGGTCTGAAGCCCAAGCCCCCGGCGATGTCCCTCAAGGCCCTGGTGGACGCTTTCCTGCAAGGCTTGGATGGTCACGTATCAATTGCCACGATCCGACGCTATAGGATCTACGCCAGGCACCTTGTGGATTTTTTTGTCACCCACCTGCCCACAGTGAAAACCATCGACCAGATCACCAAGGCACACCTGGACGAATGCATCACGGCCTTGCGGAAGGAACCGGGAAAGGCCACGGCCAAGAATAAGTCAACCCGCACGATCCAGCGTGGAACATCGCCCCAACAGCCCAAGACCTTGAACGGTCAGATCCAGTTCACCAAAGCCTTGTTCAATGAGGCGGTAACCGAAGGGTGGTTGCCTTCCAGTCCAGCCGTACGGCTGAAGGCGTTTAAGGGACCCAAGGACAAGACCCAGCCATACTGGACGAAGGACGAAGTCAAGAGCATTTTAGGCAGAGCGGAAGCGGGTTGGCGGGATCTGTTCGAGTTTCTCTACCACACTGGCCTTCGCAAGGGTGAACTGATCCACCTGACCTGGGACGATGTCCACCTGGACACAAATCCTCCCAGCATCAGCATTTGTGCAAAAGCAGATTGGCGACCCAAGACCAAGCAGATCCGCAATGTGCCCTTGAACCAACGAGCGATCGACATTCTACAACGACAGCCCAAGTCTGCGAAGCATCCATATGTGTTCAGTGGCCCCAAGGGTGCGATGGTGGACGAGGATCGCATCTATCAGGCCTTGCAACGGACGCTGAAGAAAGTGGGCTTGGTCGGTGATGTGCATAGATGGCGTCACACGTTTGCGTCCCACTTGGTGATGGATGGGGTGGGCATCGAAAACGTCAGCAAGTTGCTGGGGCACGCGTCCATCGAGATGACGAAGAAGTATGCCCACCTCGCCCCATATCACCTGAAGCAGGTCGTGGATCGCCTGACAGGCTTAATCGACCCCTGA
- the lpdA gene encoding dihydrolipoyl dehydrogenase, whose translation MSETTRTPLLILGAGPGGYAAAFYAADLGFEVTLVAPEANPGGVCLYVGCIPSKALLHVAALLNEAREAQRWGLTFSEPRLDLDRLRAWKDEVVAGLTEGLGDLRAKRRVTQLRGRGRVVAPGRVRVSLEEGGETELGFERLLLATGSRPVVLPFLPVSPRVWDSTGALELPRVPRRLLVVGGGIIGLELGSVYASLGSQVSVVEMLPGILPGADRDLVRVLEKRLLPRFAAVRTGTRVTQVTENRNGLKVTLEDAAGQASEERFDQLLVSVGRRPNSEDLGLEHTGVELDTGGFVQVDARRRTADPAVWAIGDLAGQPMLAHKASAEARVAVEDMAGQKGAGYDPAAMPSVVYTDPELAWCGLTETEAKAQGRKVAVARFPWQASGRALTMDRTDGLTKLLIDPETERVLGMGIAGKGAGEMIAEGVLAVEMAALASDVARSIHPHPTCAETVMEAAEVFYGHATHFHTPRRR comes from the coding sequence ATGAGCGAGACCACCCGCACCCCTTTGCTGATCCTGGGCGCCGGCCCGGGCGGCTACGCCGCCGCCTTCTACGCGGCGGACCTGGGCTTCGAGGTGACCCTGGTGGCGCCCGAGGCCAATCCGGGCGGCGTCTGCCTCTATGTCGGCTGCATCCCCTCCAAGGCCCTGCTTCACGTGGCGGCCCTGCTCAACGAAGCCCGCGAGGCGCAGCGCTGGGGACTCACCTTCAGCGAGCCGCGCCTGGACCTGGACCGTCTGCGCGCCTGGAAGGACGAGGTGGTGGCGGGCCTGACCGAGGGCCTGGGCGACCTGCGGGCCAAGCGCAGAGTGACGCAGCTGCGCGGCCGCGGCCGCGTGGTGGCGCCGGGTCGTGTCCGCGTCAGCCTGGAGGAGGGCGGCGAGACGGAGCTGGGCTTCGAGCGCCTTCTGCTCGCCACCGGATCGCGGCCGGTGGTCCTCCCCTTCCTGCCGGTCTCGCCCCGGGTCTGGGACTCGACGGGCGCCCTCGAGCTGCCCCGGGTGCCGCGCCGCCTGCTGGTGGTGGGCGGCGGCATCATCGGGCTGGAGCTGGGCAGCGTCTATGCCAGCCTGGGCAGCCAGGTCTCGGTGGTGGAGATGCTGCCCGGGATCCTGCCTGGCGCCGACCGCGACCTGGTGCGCGTCCTGGAGAAGAGGCTGCTGCCGCGCTTCGCCGCCGTGCGCACGGGGACACGGGTCACCCAGGTGACGGAGAACCGCAACGGCCTCAAGGTGACGCTGGAGGATGCCGCGGGCCAGGCCAGCGAGGAGCGCTTCGACCAGCTGCTCGTCTCGGTGGGCCGGCGTCCCAACAGCGAGGACCTGGGCCTGGAGCACACGGGGGTGGAACTGGACACGGGCGGCTTCGTCCAGGTGGACGCCCGCCGGCGCACGGCCGATCCCGCCGTCTGGGCCATCGGCGATCTGGCCGGCCAGCCCATGCTGGCCCACAAGGCCAGCGCCGAGGCCCGCGTCGCGGTGGAGGACATGGCGGGGCAGAAGGGCGCCGGCTATGACCCGGCCGCCATGCCCAGCGTGGTCTACACCGATCCGGAGCTGGCCTGGTGCGGGCTGACGGAGACGGAGGCGAAAGCGCAGGGACGGAAGGTGGCGGTGGCCCGCTTCCCCTGGCAGGCCAGTGGCCGCGCCCTCACCATGGACCGCACCGACGGCCTGACCAAGCTGCTGATCGATCCGGAGACGGAGCGCGTCCTGGGCATGGGCATCGCCGGCAAGGGGGCGGGGGAGATGATCGCCGAGGGGGTGCTGGCCGTGGAGATGGCGGCGCTGGCCTCCGACGTGGCGCGCAGCATCCATCCGCACCCCACCTGCGCCGAGACGGTGATGGAGGCGGCCGAGGTCTTCTACGGTCACGCCACCCACTTCCACACGCCGCGCCGGCGATAA
- a CDS encoding T9SS type A sorting domain-containing protein codes for MRTVAKLCFYTTTMLFLTVCCSFAQSQAGSVVIWGSNTYGQLNVPHPNRDFISISTSGAHVIGLKSDNTIVAWGENSWGRATAPADNADFVAISAGHCHNLALKSDGSIVAWGYNAYGQCNVPDPNSDFIAVAGGGYHSLALKSDGSIVAFGQNYSGCNDVPNPNSGFEKISAGWAHSVGKKLDGTIVVWGDNTYGENNIPDPNNYISMAGGGGHYLALRNDGSIEAWGNNDCLQSIVPSPNQNFVALDAEGRGSIALKHDGTVIYWGCYEAHPDMPTGVPAEANGAFLVTTGLECSAVLVPFQGGTVEANYTPSTIDLKPAYPNPFNPSTSIDFTLEQTDKVKLIIHNINGQQVAVLQDGLMERGSHTVDFTASGLASGVYTYTLEVGSFKQTKSFTLVK; via the coding sequence ATGAGAACCGTGGCAAAACTCTGTTTTTACACAACAACAATGTTATTTTTGACTGTTTGCTGTTCTTTCGCTCAATCGCAAGCTGGAAGTGTAGTGATTTGGGGTTCCAATACTTATGGACAATTAAATGTGCCTCATCCAAACAGAGATTTTATATCTATCAGCACAAGTGGTGCACACGTAATTGGCTTAAAATCAGATAACACTATTGTTGCTTGGGGCGAAAATTCGTGGGGTCGTGCTACTGCTCCCGCTGATAATGCAGACTTCGTAGCAATTTCTGCTGGGCATTGTCATAATTTGGCATTAAAATCTGATGGTAGTATTGTTGCGTGGGGATATAATGCATATGGGCAATGTAATGTCCCTGATCCTAATTCAGATTTTATTGCAGTAGCTGGCGGTGGTTATCATTCACTTGCTTTGAAGAGTGATGGATCAATTGTAGCATTTGGGCAAAATTATAGTGGATGCAATGATGTCCCAAATCCAAATTCAGGATTTGAGAAAATCTCGGCAGGATGGGCACATAGTGTGGGAAAGAAATTAGATGGTACAATAGTTGTTTGGGGTGACAACACATATGGTGAAAATAATATCCCAGATCCAAATAACTACATTTCAATGGCAGGTGGTGGAGGTCATTATTTAGCTTTACGTAATGATGGATCTATTGAGGCTTGGGGAAATAATGATTGTCTGCAGAGCATTGTCCCATCCCCAAACCAAAATTTCGTTGCATTAGATGCAGAGGGCCGTGGATCGATAGCATTAAAGCACGATGGGACAGTAATTTATTGGGGTTGTTATGAGGCACACCCAGATATGCCAACAGGTGTACCAGCCGAAGCCAATGGAGCTTTTCTTGTTACAACTGGACTGGAATGCAGTGCGGTTTTAGTGCCATTCCAAGGAGGTACTGTAGAGGCTAATTATACTCCTTCAACTATTGACCTGAAACCCGCCTATCCCAATCCCTTCAACCCTTCCACATCCATCGACTTCACCCTGGAGCAGACGGACAAGGTCAAGTTGATCATTCACAACATCAACGGTCAGCAGGTTGCTGTCTTGCAGGATGGATTGATGGAAAGGGGCTCCCACACCGTGGACTTCACTGCGTCTGGATTGGCCAGTGGTGTGTATACATACACGCTGGAGGTGGGTAGTTTCAAGCAAACCAAGTCGTTCACCTTGGTGAAATAG
- a CDS encoding DUF932 domain-containing protein produces MRPRTLTVTDPFTPIAKHPLLTPQGLQSSRYAIVLDPTGEAQEAGIVTEDYNLVENREVVETAERVIQAGSLQAIPDKVLFDGRRFRQRWILPQQSFDVQPEDIVALTLDATNSYDGSTRFGLSFNLQRLICSNGMVVDQLLGGFRFKHNHSHGDIFDEEVEQAVERLMALATNVHLLAPKFQAMTRQKLSIQGIQRVFHELETPRPLVADVFQELEGNRAWDLYNAFTHVLTRQETFGAEHTNRRVTQYFLDRARG; encoded by the coding sequence ATGCGACCACGAACCCTGACTGTGACGGATCCCTTCACCCCCATTGCCAAGCATCCCCTGCTGACGCCCCAAGGCCTGCAATCCAGTCGCTACGCCATTGTGCTGGATCCAACTGGGGAAGCCCAAGAAGCGGGGATTGTCACTGAAGACTACAACCTGGTGGAAAACCGGGAGGTCGTCGAAACCGCCGAGCGTGTGATACAAGCTGGATCCCTGCAGGCCATTCCCGACAAGGTTCTTTTCGACGGCAGGCGATTTCGCCAACGCTGGATCCTTCCCCAGCAGTCCTTCGACGTGCAACCGGAGGACATCGTTGCTTTGACCTTGGATGCCACCAACTCCTACGACGGCTCCACGCGGTTCGGCTTGTCCTTCAATCTCCAGCGTCTGATCTGTTCCAACGGGATGGTTGTTGATCAACTGTTGGGGGGCTTCCGCTTCAAGCACAACCACAGCCACGGCGACATCTTCGATGAGGAAGTGGAACAGGCCGTCGAACGCCTGATGGCCCTGGCAACCAACGTCCACCTGCTGGCCCCGAAGTTCCAGGCGATGACCCGCCAGAAGTTGTCCATCCAAGGCATCCAGCGTGTCTTCCACGAGCTGGAAACCCCACGCCCACTGGTTGCCGATGTCTTCCAAGAACTGGAGGGCAACCGGGCGTGGGATCTTTACAACGCCTTCACCCACGTGCTGACGAGGCAGGAGACCTTTGGTGCGGAGCACACGAACCGCAGGGTCACGCAGTACTTTCTTGACCGGGCGAGGGGGTGA